One genomic region from bacterium encodes:
- a CDS encoding DUF2961 domain-containing protein: MFNKRMALVVCFLFVHGCSERNDDGLYRLKNLASRSATMENPTAQAGRGGMSGNGLKASPAIKLFKAGAVATLLDQKGPGIIRHIWCTASSINPRVLRNLILRMYWEAETIPAVEVPLSDFFGLAHGAVAPMYSDLVNAQTGRGYNCFIPMPFAEKARITIANESDEDLDWFFYQIDFTQGDKVTDEDGRFHAAFNRENPTVYGRDFVILEVENARGKYLGCVLGVRPLSPGWWGEGEVKMYIDGDDAYPTICGTGLEDYIGAAWGLTEHSTPTQGAPLVRPPFNSLYRFHIHDPIYFQKNIKVTVQQMGNGKMSLLQPVYGNTLIFGYKNHPRRSPEDIYYLRSDDVSCAAFWYQYPVNRRRMALPPKEVRSANLYEEQAEPAKE; the protein is encoded by the coding sequence ATGTTTAACAAGCGGATGGCACTGGTGGTCTGTTTTCTTTTTGTCCATGGGTGCAGCGAGCGGAACGACGATGGACTCTATCGTCTGAAGAATCTCGCCAGCCGTAGCGCCACAATGGAAAATCCAACTGCTCAGGCCGGTCGGGGCGGTATGAGCGGCAATGGGTTGAAAGCCAGTCCGGCGATCAAGCTGTTCAAGGCCGGCGCCGTCGCGACGCTCTTGGATCAGAAAGGCCCGGGCATAATCCGGCACATCTGGTGCACCGCGTCCTCCATCAATCCCAGAGTTTTGCGTAATTTAATTTTACGGATGTACTGGGAAGCTGAAACGATCCCAGCGGTGGAGGTCCCGTTGTCGGATTTTTTCGGCCTGGCCCATGGGGCGGTGGCGCCGATGTATTCGGATCTGGTTAACGCTCAGACCGGACGCGGCTACAACTGCTTCATCCCCATGCCCTTTGCCGAAAAAGCCCGCATCACCATCGCCAATGAGAGCGATGAGGATCTTGACTGGTTTTTTTACCAGATCGATTTTACCCAGGGCGATAAAGTCACGGATGAGGACGGCCGGTTTCATGCCGCTTTCAACCGGGAAAACCCAACGGTGTATGGCAGGGATTTCGTCATCCTCGAGGTGGAGAACGCCAGAGGAAAATACCTCGGCTGTGTGCTGGGCGTGCGACCGCTTTCCCCAGGCTGGTGGGGGGAGGGCGAAGTCAAGATGTACATCGACGGCGATGATGCCTATCCAACCATCTGCGGGACTGGATTGGAAGACTATATCGGCGCGGCATGGGGGCTTACCGAACACAGCACGCCGACCCAAGGAGCTCCGCTGGTACGCCCTCCGTTCAATTCGCTGTATCGGTTTCACATTCACGATCCGATCTATTTTCAGAAAAACATCAAGGTGACGGTGCAGCAAATGGGCAATGGCAAAATGTCGCTCCTGCAGCCGGTCTACGGCAACACGCTGATATTTGGCTACAAGAACCATCCGCGCCGCAGCCCGGAGGACATTTACTATCTCCGTTCAGACGATGTCAGCTGCGCCGCATTTTGGTACCAGTACCCGGTGAACCGCCGCCGTATGGCTTTACCGCCCAAAGAGGTCCGCAGCGCAAATCTCTACGAGGAGCAAGCCGAGCCGGCCAAGGAGTAG